A window from Malania oleifera isolate guangnan ecotype guangnan chromosome 7, ASM2987363v1, whole genome shotgun sequence encodes these proteins:
- the LOC131159729 gene encoding short-chain dehydrogenase reductase 2a → MPAQVMPEKTFQGLHVCERENTPPSPKRLEGKVAVVTGGARGIGEATVRLFAKHGAKVVIADVDAIGAALAKALAPSVTFIRCDVSSEEDIKNLIESTISHHGRLDILFNNAGVLGNQSKHKSILDFDVDEFDRVMRVNVRGMALGIKHAARVMVPQGFGCIISTASVAGVMGGLGPHAYTASKHAIVGLTKNTACELGRYGIRVNCISPFGVATSMLINAWRDDGDDNEEEECMHFRVPCEQEVEKMEEFVRGQANLKGPTLRAKEIAEAALYLASDESKYVSGHNLVVDGGVTTSRNCVGL, encoded by the exons ATGCCCGCTCAAGTAATGCCTGAGAAAACATTTCAAGGCCTTCATGTCTGTGAAAGGGAAAACACTCCTCCATCGCCTAAaag GTTGGAGGGGAAAGTTGCAGTTGTCACAGGTGGTGCTAGGGGGATTGGGGAGGCAACAGTAAGGCTATTTGCAAAACATGGTGCCAAGGTAGTCATAGCAGATGTCGACGCCATCGGAGCTGCCCTTGCCAAAGCACTAGCCCCTTCGGTTACCTTCATCCGCTGCGATGTTAGCTCCGAAGAGGACATCAAAAACTTGATTGAATCGACCATTTCCCATCACGGGCGCCTCGATATTCTCTTCAACAATGCCGGGGTGCTCGGAAACCAATCCAAGCACAAGAGCATACTCGACTTTGACGTCGATGAATTTGATCGCGTGATGCGTGTGAATGTAAGGGGAATGGCACTAGGGATTAAGCATGCGGCACGTGTGATGGTTCCCCAGGGTTTTGGATGCATCATTTCCACGGCGAGCGTGGCCGGGGTCATGGGAGGCCTTGGCCCGCACGCCTATACTGCTTCGAAGCACGCCATCGTGGGGCTCACGAAGAACACGGCGTGTGAGCTCGGGAGGTATGGCATTAGGGTTAACTGCATTTCCCCATTTGGCGTGGCCACCTCCATGCTGATTAATGCATGGAGAGACGATGGTGATgataatgaagaagaagaatgcatgcattttagggttccttgtgagcaagAAGTGGAGAAAATGGAGGAGTTTGTGAGAGGACAAGCCAACTTAAAAGGTCCAACGCTAAGGGCCAAAGAGATAGCTGAGGCTGCCCTCTATCTTGCTAGCGATGAATCGAAATATGTAAGCGGTCATAACCTTGTCGTAGATGGAGGGGTTACCACCTCAAGGAATTGTGTTGGCCTGTAA